A genome region from Gadus chalcogrammus isolate NIFS_2021 chromosome 7, NIFS_Gcha_1.0, whole genome shotgun sequence includes the following:
- the rps6ka4 gene encoding ribosomal protein S6 kinase alpha-4 — MPGDTSDSSDDSDPQPETAGRTVKHHITNANLTGHTEKVGMENFELLKVLGTGAYGKVFLVRKTSGHDEGQLYAMKVLKKAAIVQKAKTTEHTRTERQVLEHIRQSPFLVTLHYAFQTHSKLHLILDYVSGGEMFTHLYQRDHFSEEEVRVYIGEIILALEHLHKLGIVYRDIKLENILLDSDGHIVLTDFGLSKEFLEEERERTYSFCGTIEYMAPEIIRGKAGHGMCVDWWSLGILMFELLTGASPFTLEGERNSQSEVSKRILRCDPPFPSIIEPVAQDLLKKLLVKDPHRRLGSGPRGAQDIKAHPFFKGLSWAELAEKKVASPFKPELKNELDTGNFAEEFTGMDPVYSPAVTPPSTDRLFQGYSFIAPSILFNKNAVMGDFIQSQMGGDRPGSASVQRSAMLAESQFFLSYTLCLQGRPLGEGSFSVCRKCRHIQSGLDYAVKIVSRRMELNTQSEIAALRQCEGHPNIVKLHEVYTDQYHTYLVMELLGGGELLERIKRKKLFGEAEASQLLRHLVSAVSHMHEAGVVHRDLKPENVLFADEAEDAVLKVIDFGFARLCPAGGGRLQTPCFTLQYAAPELFDAAGYDKACDLWSLGVILYTMLSGQVPFHSEQRGMTSSYASDIMQKIKEGDFSLDGEAWKGVSEEAKELVKGLLTVDPEKRLKLADLKQDPWLQGGAPMSTTPLCTPDVLESSGPTVRTYVNATYKAFNRGKREGFFLKSVDNAPLAKRRKLKMTSTGVETRWSSSSSSSTSSTSTSSASVKKSKSQPSQPVAPEKS; from the exons CGAACCTCACGGGCCACACGGAGAAGGTCGGGATGGAAAACTTTGAGCTGCTCAAGGTGTTGGGCACCGGAG CCTATGGGAAGGTGTTCCTGGTGAGGAAGACCAGCGGTCACGACGAGGGACAGCTGTACGccatgaag gtgctgAAGAAGGCGGCCATCGTGCAGAAGGCCAAGACGACGGAGCACACGCGCACGGAGCGGCAGGTGCTGGAGCACATCCGCCAGTCGCCCTTCCTGGTGACGCTGCACTACGCCTTCCAGACCCACAGCAAGCTGCACCTCATCCTGG actaTGTGAGCGGGGGGGAGATGTTCACCCACCTGTACCAGCGGGACCACttcagcgaggaggaggtgcGGGTCTACATCGGGGAGATCATCCTGGCCCTGGAGCACCTGCACAAG CTGGGCATCGTTTACCGAGACATCAAGCTGGAGAACATCCTCCTGGACAGCGACGGACACATCGTGCTGACCGACTTCGGCCTCAGCAAAgagttcctggaggaggag CGGGAGAGGACCTACTCCTTCTGCGGCACCATAGAGTACATGGCCCCGGAGATCATCAGAGGCAAGGCGGGCCACGGCATG tgtgtggACTGGTGGAGCCTGGGTATCCTGATGTTTGAGCTGCTGACGGGGGCGTCTCCCTTCACCCTGGAGGGCGAGAGGAACTCTCAGAGCGAGGTCTCCAA ACGGATCCTGCGCTGcgacccccccttcccctccatcATCGAGCCGGTGGCTCAGGACCTTCTGAAGAAGCTGCTGGTCAAAGACCCCCACCGGCGCCTCGGCTCGGGGCCCCGTGGGGCCCAGGACATCAAGGCCCACCCCTTCTTCAAG GGGCTGAGCTGGGCCGAGCTGGCGGAGAAGAAGGTGGCCAGCCCCTTCAAGCCCGAGCTGAAGAACGAGCTCGACACGGGCAACTTTGCGGAGGAGTTCACGGGCATGGATCCGGTGTACTCCCCCGCCGTCACCCCCCCCAGCACGGACCGCCTGTTCCAG GGCTACTCGTTCATCGCTCCCTCCATCCTGTTCAACAAGAACGCCGTCATGGGCGACTTCATTCAGAGCCAGATGGGAGGCGACCGGCCCGGCTCGGCCAGCGTCCAGCGCAGTGCCATGCTGGCG GAGTCCCAGTTCTTCCTGAGCTACACGCTGTGCCTGCAGGGCCGGCCACTGGGCGAGGGCAGCTTCTCCGTCTGCAGGAAGTGTCGCCACATCCAGAGCGGCCTGGACTACGCCGTGAAGATCGTCAGCCGacg AATGGAGCTGAACACCCAGAGTGAGATCGCGGCTCTGCGGCAGTGTGAAGGCCACCCCAACATCGTGAAGCTTCACGAGGTGTACACCGACCAG TACCACACCTACCTGGTGATGGAGCtgctgggtggaggagagctgctggagcgCATCAAGAGGAAGAAGCTGTTTGGGGAGGCGGAGGCCAGCCAGCTGCTCCGTCACCTGGTGTCGGCCGTCAGCCACATGCACGAGGCGGGGGTGGTGCACCGCGACCTCAAGCCAGAg AACGTGCTGTTTGCGGACGAGGCGGAGGACGCGGTGCTGAAGGTGATCGACTTCGGGTTTGCGCGGCTGTGCCCGGCGGGGGGCGGGCGGCTGCAGACGCCCTGCTTCACCCTGCAGTACGCCGCCCCCGAGCTGTTCGACGCCGCTGGCTACGACAAGGCCTGTGACCTCTGGAGCCTCGGGGTCATTCTG tacacCATGCTCTCCGGCCAGGTCCCGTTCCACAGCGAGCAGCGCGGGATGACCTCGTCCTACGCCTCTGACATCATGCAGAAGATCAAGGAGGGGGACTTCTCATTGGACGGCGAGGCCTGGAAGGGCGTGTCCGAGGAGGCCAAGGAGCTGGTGaaag GTCTGCTGACGGTGGACCCTGAGAAGCGTCTGAAGCTGGCGGACCTGAAGCAGGACCCCTGGCTGCAGGGCGGGGCCCCCATGTCTACCACCCCCCTCTGCACCCCTGACGTGCTGGAGTCCAGCGGGCCCACCGTCAGGACCTACGTCAACGCCACCTACAAG gcgttTAACCGGGGGAAGCGCGAGGGCTTCTTCCTGAAGAGCGTGGACAACGCTCCGCTGGCCAAGAGACGCAAGCTGAAGATGACCAGCACAGGGGTGGAGACCCGCTggagctcctcttcctcctcctccacctcctccacctccacctcctcagcctctgtcaAGAAGTCCAAATCACAGCCCAGCCAACCGGTGGCGCCGGAGAAGAGCTAG